From Pseudopipra pipra isolate bDixPip1 chromosome 9, bDixPip1.hap1, whole genome shotgun sequence, a single genomic window includes:
- the MYSM1 gene encoding deubiquitinase MYSM1 isoform X1 has protein sequence MSGSARPLLIAPCPPIAAVGPPLPAIAPSRCHGGGGGARGGHRGGPGGPAGVKQPQVSQPVAIGEVLQSSHQLHSLLRICSNSSMSSLCWGPQSWMQHSRDHENPASSLLQDHYLDSSWRTGNSLPWTLDSSISEENRAVIEKMLLEEEYYLSNKSLSEKIWLNQKEVEKRSVKSPHKKTGKVMVRSPAKPPGCSLKWTLEEKELFEQGLVKFGRRWTKIAKLIGSRTVLQVKSYARQYFRNKAKNGDSEKEEQSQRGSSVPMEDGIRAETGNLRGRADPNLNAVKIEKLSDDEEVDITDDMDELLSPTFQQETGKSELSVIPKSPVEETKGMEHGLSSAGHSSATALPKEDPQQTRQDTVDALVFPAVAATCSQHLNGDKSLSLDFQQYNNYIERAEQGGAVTSLGTGQATAQEPSEEQRNPADNGLLFPSPCQADEDHQEEAEELKPPDQEVEVDRSIILEEEKQAIPEFFEGRQAKTPERYLKIRNYILDQWERCKPKYLNKTSVRPGLKNCGDVNCIGRIHTYLELIGAINFGCEQAVYNRPQAADRTRSREGKDTVEAYQLAQRLQSMRTRRRRVRDPWGNWCDAKDLEGQTFEHLSAEELARRREEEKLKPAKSSKGSRQPKSSFDPFQLIPCCLFTEEKQEPFKVKVSSEALLVMDLHSHVSLAEVIGLLGGRYSEADKIVEVCAAEPCNSLSTGLQCEMDPVSQTQASETLAARGFQVIGWYHSHPAFDPNPSIRDIDTQAKYQSYFSRGGAMFIGMIISPYNRNNPLPYSQITCLVISDEISADGSYRLPYKFEVQQMLEEPQWELVFEKTRWIIEKYRFCHSSVPMDKIFHRDSDLTCLQKLLECMRKTLGKVTNCLIAEEFLTQIENLFLSTYKSEEKGNAEGSEKECSHQLPL, from the exons ATGTCCGGCTCCGCCCGGCCGCTCCTCATCGCTCCGTGCCCGCCCATCGCCGCCGTGGGGCCGCCCCTTCCCGCGATAGCGCCGTCCCGGTGTCATGGCGGCGGCGGAGGAGCCCGAGGTGGACATCGAGGGGGACCCGGGGGCCCCGCCGGG gtcAAACAGCCCCAAGTTTCCCAGCCTGTCGCcataggggaggtgctccagtcttCTCACCAGCTTCACAGCCTCCTCCGGatttgctccaacagttccatgtcctccttatgttggggaccccagagctggatgcagcactccag AGATCATGAAAACCCAGCATCAAGCCTGCTGCAGGATCACTATCTCGATTCATCTTGGAGAACTGGCAACAGTCTt CCCTGGACATTGGACAGCAGCATTAGTGAAGAAAACAGGGCTGTCATTGAGAAGATGTTGCTGGAAGAAGA GTATTATTTATCTAATAAATCACTTTCTGAAAAAATATGGCTCAACCAAAAGGAAGTGGAGAAAAGATCTGTGAAAAG ccctcataagaaaactggaaaagtcAT GGTCCGGTCACCTGCAAAAccacctggctgctccctgaAGTGGACATTGGAGGAAAAAGAGCTGTTTGAACAAGGACTG GTGAAATTCGGCCGCCGGTGGACAAAAATCGCCAAGTTGATCGGGAGTCGAACTGTCCTACAGGTCAAGAGCTACGCTCGGCAGTACTTTAGGAACAAG GCAAAAAATGGTGATTCtgaaaaagaagagcaaagtcagcGTGGGAGCAGTGTTCCCATGGAAGATGGGATAAGGGCAGAAACTGGAAATTTGAGAGGCCGTGCAGACCCTAATCTGAATGCAGTGAAAATTGAAAAGCTGTCAGATGATGAAGAAGTAGACATAACTGATGACATGGATGAGCTACTCTCTCCTACCTTCCAGCAAGAAACTGGAAAATCTGAATTATCTGTTATTCCAAAAAGTCCAGttgaagaaacaaaaggaatGGAACACGGTTTGTCATCTGCTGGACACAGTTCTGCGACTGCTTTGCCTAAAGAAGATCCTCAGCAGACCAGGCAGGATACAGTGGATGCCTTGGTATTTCCTGCTGTGGCAGCAACGTGTTCCCAGCACCTGAATGGTGATAAATCTTTGAGTTTAGATTTCCAGCAGTACAATAATTATATTGAGAGAGCTGAACAAGGAGGAGCAGTAACATCTCTTGGTACTGGACAAGCGACTGCTCAGGAGCCCAGTGAGGAGCAAAGAAACCCAGCTGACAATGGattgctttttccttccccctgccaAGCGGATGAAGATCATCAAGAAGAAGCAGAGGAGCTGAAGCCCCCTGATCAAGAAGTGGAGGTTGACAGGAGCATCAttctggaggaggaaaagcaggCTATTCCCGAGTTCTTTGAAGGGCGCCAGGCCAAAACACCAGAGCGTTACTTGAAAATCAGGAATTATATTTTGGATCAATG GGAGAGATGTAAACCCAAGTACCTGAACAAGACCTCGGTGCGCCCGGGCCTGAAGAACTGCGGTGACGTCAACTGCATTGGCCGGATCCACACGTACCTGGAACTCATCGGGGCCATTAACTTCGGCTGTG agcaggCCGTGTACAACCGGCCCCAGGCAGCCGACAGGACTCGATCCCGGGAAGGCAAGGACACGGTGGAAGCCTATCAGCTCGCACAGCGCCTGCAGTCCATG CGCACAAGAAGGCGGCGAGTGCGAGACCCCTGGGGAAACTGGTGTGATGCCAAGGATTTGGAAGGACAGACATTCGAG CATCTCTCAGCTGAAGAATTAGcaagaaggagagaggaagaaaaactgaaacctGCAAAATCTTCCAAAGGTTCGAGACAACCCAAAAG TTCCTTTGATCCCTTTCAGCTGATACCCTGCTGTCTGTTCACGGAGGAGAAGCAG GAGCCTTTTAAGGTGAAAGTGTCTTCTGAAGCACTTCTAGTAATGGATTTG CACTCTCATGTGTCTCTGGCAGAAGTGATAGGGCTGCTGGGTGGAAGGTACTCTGAAGCTGATAAAATTGTGGAA GTGTgtgcagcagagccctgcaaCAGCCTCAGCACAGGCCTGCAGTGCGAGATGGATCCGGTGTCCCAGACACAGGCCTCAGAAACACTGGCTGCCAGAGGATTCCAGGTCATTGGATGGTACCATTCCCACCCAGCCTTCGATCCCAACCCCTCCATACGAGACATAGACACTCAAGCCAAATACCAG aGCTATTTCTCCCGGGGAGGTGCCATGTTCATCGGAATGATCATCAGCCCTTACAACCGGAATAATCCCCTGCCGTATTCCCAGATCACCTGTCTGGTCATTAGTGATGAGATCAGTGCTGATGGTTCCTACC GCCTGCCCTACAAATTCGAAGTGCAGCAGATGTTGGAGGAGCCTCAGTGGGAATTAGTATTTGAAAAAACAAGGTGGATAATTGAAAAGTACAGATTTTGCCACAG CAGTGTCCCCATGGATAAAATTTTTCATAGGGATTCTGACCTGACTTGTTTGCAGAaa CTTTTGGAGTGCATGAGGAAGACTTTGGGCAAGGTAACAAACTGCCTCATTGCTGAAGAGTTCTTGACTCAGATAGAAAACTTATTCCTTTCCACATACAAGAGTGAGGAAAAGGGCAATGCTGAAGGAAGTGAGAAGGAATGTTCACACCAATTGCCACTCTGA
- the MYSM1 gene encoding deubiquitinase MYSM1 isoform X2 → MAAAEEPEVDIEGDPGAPPGDHENPASSLLQDHYLDSSWRTGNSLPWTLDSSISEENRAVIEKMLLEEEYYLSNKSLSEKIWLNQKEVEKRSVKSPHKKTGKVMVRSPAKPPGCSLKWTLEEKELFEQGLVKFGRRWTKIAKLIGSRTVLQVKSYARQYFRNKAKNGDSEKEEQSQRGSSVPMEDGIRAETGNLRGRADPNLNAVKIEKLSDDEEVDITDDMDELLSPTFQQETGKSELSVIPKSPVEETKGMEHGLSSAGHSSATALPKEDPQQTRQDTVDALVFPAVAATCSQHLNGDKSLSLDFQQYNNYIERAEQGGAVTSLGTGQATAQEPSEEQRNPADNGLLFPSPCQADEDHQEEAEELKPPDQEVEVDRSIILEEEKQAIPEFFEGRQAKTPERYLKIRNYILDQWERCKPKYLNKTSVRPGLKNCGDVNCIGRIHTYLELIGAINFGCEQAVYNRPQAADRTRSREGKDTVEAYQLAQRLQSMRTRRRRVRDPWGNWCDAKDLEGQTFEHLSAEELARRREEEKLKPAKSSKGSRQPKSSFDPFQLIPCCLFTEEKQEPFKVKVSSEALLVMDLHSHVSLAEVIGLLGGRYSEADKIVEVCAAEPCNSLSTGLQCEMDPVSQTQASETLAARGFQVIGWYHSHPAFDPNPSIRDIDTQAKYQSYFSRGGAMFIGMIISPYNRNNPLPYSQITCLVISDEISADGSYRLPYKFEVQQMLEEPQWELVFEKTRWIIEKYRFCHSSVPMDKIFHRDSDLTCLQKLLECMRKTLGKVTNCLIAEEFLTQIENLFLSTYKSEEKGNAEGSEKECSHQLPL, encoded by the exons ATGGCGGCGGCGGAGGAGCCCGAGGTGGACATCGAGGGGGACCCGGGGGCCCCGCCGGG AGATCATGAAAACCCAGCATCAAGCCTGCTGCAGGATCACTATCTCGATTCATCTTGGAGAACTGGCAACAGTCTt CCCTGGACATTGGACAGCAGCATTAGTGAAGAAAACAGGGCTGTCATTGAGAAGATGTTGCTGGAAGAAGA GTATTATTTATCTAATAAATCACTTTCTGAAAAAATATGGCTCAACCAAAAGGAAGTGGAGAAAAGATCTGTGAAAAG ccctcataagaaaactggaaaagtcAT GGTCCGGTCACCTGCAAAAccacctggctgctccctgaAGTGGACATTGGAGGAAAAAGAGCTGTTTGAACAAGGACTG GTGAAATTCGGCCGCCGGTGGACAAAAATCGCCAAGTTGATCGGGAGTCGAACTGTCCTACAGGTCAAGAGCTACGCTCGGCAGTACTTTAGGAACAAG GCAAAAAATGGTGATTCtgaaaaagaagagcaaagtcagcGTGGGAGCAGTGTTCCCATGGAAGATGGGATAAGGGCAGAAACTGGAAATTTGAGAGGCCGTGCAGACCCTAATCTGAATGCAGTGAAAATTGAAAAGCTGTCAGATGATGAAGAAGTAGACATAACTGATGACATGGATGAGCTACTCTCTCCTACCTTCCAGCAAGAAACTGGAAAATCTGAATTATCTGTTATTCCAAAAAGTCCAGttgaagaaacaaaaggaatGGAACACGGTTTGTCATCTGCTGGACACAGTTCTGCGACTGCTTTGCCTAAAGAAGATCCTCAGCAGACCAGGCAGGATACAGTGGATGCCTTGGTATTTCCTGCTGTGGCAGCAACGTGTTCCCAGCACCTGAATGGTGATAAATCTTTGAGTTTAGATTTCCAGCAGTACAATAATTATATTGAGAGAGCTGAACAAGGAGGAGCAGTAACATCTCTTGGTACTGGACAAGCGACTGCTCAGGAGCCCAGTGAGGAGCAAAGAAACCCAGCTGACAATGGattgctttttccttccccctgccaAGCGGATGAAGATCATCAAGAAGAAGCAGAGGAGCTGAAGCCCCCTGATCAAGAAGTGGAGGTTGACAGGAGCATCAttctggaggaggaaaagcaggCTATTCCCGAGTTCTTTGAAGGGCGCCAGGCCAAAACACCAGAGCGTTACTTGAAAATCAGGAATTATATTTTGGATCAATG GGAGAGATGTAAACCCAAGTACCTGAACAAGACCTCGGTGCGCCCGGGCCTGAAGAACTGCGGTGACGTCAACTGCATTGGCCGGATCCACACGTACCTGGAACTCATCGGGGCCATTAACTTCGGCTGTG agcaggCCGTGTACAACCGGCCCCAGGCAGCCGACAGGACTCGATCCCGGGAAGGCAAGGACACGGTGGAAGCCTATCAGCTCGCACAGCGCCTGCAGTCCATG CGCACAAGAAGGCGGCGAGTGCGAGACCCCTGGGGAAACTGGTGTGATGCCAAGGATTTGGAAGGACAGACATTCGAG CATCTCTCAGCTGAAGAATTAGcaagaaggagagaggaagaaaaactgaaacctGCAAAATCTTCCAAAGGTTCGAGACAACCCAAAAG TTCCTTTGATCCCTTTCAGCTGATACCCTGCTGTCTGTTCACGGAGGAGAAGCAG GAGCCTTTTAAGGTGAAAGTGTCTTCTGAAGCACTTCTAGTAATGGATTTG CACTCTCATGTGTCTCTGGCAGAAGTGATAGGGCTGCTGGGTGGAAGGTACTCTGAAGCTGATAAAATTGTGGAA GTGTgtgcagcagagccctgcaaCAGCCTCAGCACAGGCCTGCAGTGCGAGATGGATCCGGTGTCCCAGACACAGGCCTCAGAAACACTGGCTGCCAGAGGATTCCAGGTCATTGGATGGTACCATTCCCACCCAGCCTTCGATCCCAACCCCTCCATACGAGACATAGACACTCAAGCCAAATACCAG aGCTATTTCTCCCGGGGAGGTGCCATGTTCATCGGAATGATCATCAGCCCTTACAACCGGAATAATCCCCTGCCGTATTCCCAGATCACCTGTCTGGTCATTAGTGATGAGATCAGTGCTGATGGTTCCTACC GCCTGCCCTACAAATTCGAAGTGCAGCAGATGTTGGAGGAGCCTCAGTGGGAATTAGTATTTGAAAAAACAAGGTGGATAATTGAAAAGTACAGATTTTGCCACAG CAGTGTCCCCATGGATAAAATTTTTCATAGGGATTCTGACCTGACTTGTTTGCAGAaa CTTTTGGAGTGCATGAGGAAGACTTTGGGCAAGGTAACAAACTGCCTCATTGCTGAAGAGTTCTTGACTCAGATAGAAAACTTATTCCTTTCCACATACAAGAGTGAGGAAAAGGGCAATGCTGAAGGAAGTGAGAAGGAATGTTCACACCAATTGCCACTCTGA
- the MYSM1 gene encoding deubiquitinase MYSM1 isoform X3: protein MLLEEEYYLSNKSLSEKIWLNQKEVEKRSVKSPHKKTGKVMVRSPAKPPGCSLKWTLEEKELFEQGLVKFGRRWTKIAKLIGSRTVLQVKSYARQYFRNKAKNGDSEKEEQSQRGSSVPMEDGIRAETGNLRGRADPNLNAVKIEKLSDDEEVDITDDMDELLSPTFQQETGKSELSVIPKSPVEETKGMEHGLSSAGHSSATALPKEDPQQTRQDTVDALVFPAVAATCSQHLNGDKSLSLDFQQYNNYIERAEQGGAVTSLGTGQATAQEPSEEQRNPADNGLLFPSPCQADEDHQEEAEELKPPDQEVEVDRSIILEEEKQAIPEFFEGRQAKTPERYLKIRNYILDQWERCKPKYLNKTSVRPGLKNCGDVNCIGRIHTYLELIGAINFGCEQAVYNRPQAADRTRSREGKDTVEAYQLAQRLQSMRTRRRRVRDPWGNWCDAKDLEGQTFEHLSAEELARRREEEKLKPAKSSKGSRQPKSSFDPFQLIPCCLFTEEKQEPFKVKVSSEALLVMDLHSHVSLAEVIGLLGGRYSEADKIVEVCAAEPCNSLSTGLQCEMDPVSQTQASETLAARGFQVIGWYHSHPAFDPNPSIRDIDTQAKYQSYFSRGGAMFIGMIISPYNRNNPLPYSQITCLVISDEISADGSYRLPYKFEVQQMLEEPQWELVFEKTRWIIEKYRFCHSSVPMDKIFHRDSDLTCLQKLLECMRKTLGKVTNCLIAEEFLTQIENLFLSTYKSEEKGNAEGSEKECSHQLPL from the exons ATGTTGCTGGAAGAAGA GTATTATTTATCTAATAAATCACTTTCTGAAAAAATATGGCTCAACCAAAAGGAAGTGGAGAAAAGATCTGTGAAAAG ccctcataagaaaactggaaaagtcAT GGTCCGGTCACCTGCAAAAccacctggctgctccctgaAGTGGACATTGGAGGAAAAAGAGCTGTTTGAACAAGGACTG GTGAAATTCGGCCGCCGGTGGACAAAAATCGCCAAGTTGATCGGGAGTCGAACTGTCCTACAGGTCAAGAGCTACGCTCGGCAGTACTTTAGGAACAAG GCAAAAAATGGTGATTCtgaaaaagaagagcaaagtcagcGTGGGAGCAGTGTTCCCATGGAAGATGGGATAAGGGCAGAAACTGGAAATTTGAGAGGCCGTGCAGACCCTAATCTGAATGCAGTGAAAATTGAAAAGCTGTCAGATGATGAAGAAGTAGACATAACTGATGACATGGATGAGCTACTCTCTCCTACCTTCCAGCAAGAAACTGGAAAATCTGAATTATCTGTTATTCCAAAAAGTCCAGttgaagaaacaaaaggaatGGAACACGGTTTGTCATCTGCTGGACACAGTTCTGCGACTGCTTTGCCTAAAGAAGATCCTCAGCAGACCAGGCAGGATACAGTGGATGCCTTGGTATTTCCTGCTGTGGCAGCAACGTGTTCCCAGCACCTGAATGGTGATAAATCTTTGAGTTTAGATTTCCAGCAGTACAATAATTATATTGAGAGAGCTGAACAAGGAGGAGCAGTAACATCTCTTGGTACTGGACAAGCGACTGCTCAGGAGCCCAGTGAGGAGCAAAGAAACCCAGCTGACAATGGattgctttttccttccccctgccaAGCGGATGAAGATCATCAAGAAGAAGCAGAGGAGCTGAAGCCCCCTGATCAAGAAGTGGAGGTTGACAGGAGCATCAttctggaggaggaaaagcaggCTATTCCCGAGTTCTTTGAAGGGCGCCAGGCCAAAACACCAGAGCGTTACTTGAAAATCAGGAATTATATTTTGGATCAATG GGAGAGATGTAAACCCAAGTACCTGAACAAGACCTCGGTGCGCCCGGGCCTGAAGAACTGCGGTGACGTCAACTGCATTGGCCGGATCCACACGTACCTGGAACTCATCGGGGCCATTAACTTCGGCTGTG agcaggCCGTGTACAACCGGCCCCAGGCAGCCGACAGGACTCGATCCCGGGAAGGCAAGGACACGGTGGAAGCCTATCAGCTCGCACAGCGCCTGCAGTCCATG CGCACAAGAAGGCGGCGAGTGCGAGACCCCTGGGGAAACTGGTGTGATGCCAAGGATTTGGAAGGACAGACATTCGAG CATCTCTCAGCTGAAGAATTAGcaagaaggagagaggaagaaaaactgaaacctGCAAAATCTTCCAAAGGTTCGAGACAACCCAAAAG TTCCTTTGATCCCTTTCAGCTGATACCCTGCTGTCTGTTCACGGAGGAGAAGCAG GAGCCTTTTAAGGTGAAAGTGTCTTCTGAAGCACTTCTAGTAATGGATTTG CACTCTCATGTGTCTCTGGCAGAAGTGATAGGGCTGCTGGGTGGAAGGTACTCTGAAGCTGATAAAATTGTGGAA GTGTgtgcagcagagccctgcaaCAGCCTCAGCACAGGCCTGCAGTGCGAGATGGATCCGGTGTCCCAGACACAGGCCTCAGAAACACTGGCTGCCAGAGGATTCCAGGTCATTGGATGGTACCATTCCCACCCAGCCTTCGATCCCAACCCCTCCATACGAGACATAGACACTCAAGCCAAATACCAG aGCTATTTCTCCCGGGGAGGTGCCATGTTCATCGGAATGATCATCAGCCCTTACAACCGGAATAATCCCCTGCCGTATTCCCAGATCACCTGTCTGGTCATTAGTGATGAGATCAGTGCTGATGGTTCCTACC GCCTGCCCTACAAATTCGAAGTGCAGCAGATGTTGGAGGAGCCTCAGTGGGAATTAGTATTTGAAAAAACAAGGTGGATAATTGAAAAGTACAGATTTTGCCACAG CAGTGTCCCCATGGATAAAATTTTTCATAGGGATTCTGACCTGACTTGTTTGCAGAaa CTTTTGGAGTGCATGAGGAAGACTTTGGGCAAGGTAACAAACTGCCTCATTGCTGAAGAGTTCTTGACTCAGATAGAAAACTTATTCCTTTCCACATACAAGAGTGAGGAAAAGGGCAATGCTGAAGGAAGTGAGAAGGAATGTTCACACCAATTGCCACTCTGA